In Rhinoderma darwinii isolate aRhiDar2 chromosome 9, aRhiDar2.hap1, whole genome shotgun sequence, the following are encoded in one genomic region:
- the LOC142661133 gene encoding uncharacterized protein LOC142661133, with the protein MLEREQGVIENDVRNRWRTVRDRFRKQLSKTPASGSSPSRGRAIAYYEELAFLIPCRELRRTSGNVPPRTPQRSARGQVQQQAVAGSSSMVAEEDAPYQPTPAPATPRGDTSPAPTAATSRPRQRVGGRKRHTPEDQSDTVEGQAMRMIRRVEAEDQYTSFGNAVGGRCREMENTRRAAYMTCVFALADIFEAPQPLPDVGDLIFHLRTLTGRRAETSAAVPHAPPPASAPSLQPDPYFSPWTHGHPSASTFRPYPNVPNPLPTPYSSTLPPLHIHPPTSAAYMPPTSTSSSAPSSHPQLSPPRFHIL; encoded by the exons ATgctggagagggagcagggagtgattg AAAATGATGTGCGCAATCGGTGGAGGACAGTACGAGACCGGTTCCGCAAACAGCTATCAAAGACACCTGCAAGTGGCTCCTCTCCTTCACGGGGCCGTGCCATAGCCTACTATGAGGAACTGGCTTTCCTCATTCCCTGCAGGGAGCTACGAAG AACGTCCGGAAATGTACCACCCCGGACGCCACAACGGAGTGCACGTGGCCAGGTGCAGCAGCAGGCCGTGGCAGGCTCCTCATCAATGGTGGCTGAGGAAGATGCGCCCTACCAGCCAACCCCGGCACCAGCAACTCCGCGTGGCGACACCTCTCCAGCCCCCACGGCAGCTACTTCCCGACCGCGCCAAAGAGTGGGTGGCCGAAAGCGCCATACGCCAGAAGACCAAAGTGACACGGTAGAGGGCCAAGCCATGCGCATGATTCGGAGGGTGGAGGCCGAAGACCAATACACCAGTTTCGGGAATGCCGTTGGTGGGCGATGCCGCGAGATGGAAAATACTCGGCGGGCGGCATATATGACCTGTGTCTTCGCCCTGGCCGATATCTTTGAGGCCCCCCAGCCCCTACCCGATGTGGGAGATCTCATTTTTCACCTGCGAACACTAACTGGCCGTAGGGCTGAGACGTCTGCCGCTGTGCCGCACGCcccacctcctgcctctgcacCCTCCCTGCAGCCCGATCCCTATTTTTCCCCCTGGACTCATGGACATCCCTCTGCTTCCACTTTCCGCCCATACCCCAATGTCCCAAACCCTTTGCCCACCCCATACTCGTCCACTCTCCCACCTCTTCATATCCATCCTCCCACCTCTGCGGCATACATGCCCCCTACCTCAACCTCCTCCTCTGCCCCCTCGTCGCATCCACAATTAAGCCCCCCGCGCTTCCACATATTgtag